In Cydia fagiglandana chromosome 3, ilCydFagi1.1, whole genome shotgun sequence, the following are encoded in one genomic region:
- the LOC134680377 gene encoding uncharacterized protein LOC134680377: protein MHEFLMRYRNSVHSTTGKSPAEVVFGHKLRSRLDALAMHRPATADAALECVVKDNQFSQCKYYGGKRVVDFKVNDLVLVKMYSAQKNYWVKGTVIDQIGKSLYTIKLSDSDSIIKRHANQLLKLKGEEVSRDDLVTHPSTSSMDQTVTEMPAIILPPVQRNDVTPTQHDIAPVTVVPTEEERVLAPMIDATPIDQGSSHISTQHTEQQIGTSLGEGSVPPRSEQTEGYQAGPTSDSAGETADQFESPDSSPVAEPPPPRRNRNVVNYKQYF from the coding sequence ATGCACGAATTTCTGATGCGATACAGAAATTCAGTACATAGTACAACCGGTAAGTCACCAGCAGAGGTTGTTTTTGGCCACAAGTTAAGAAGTAGATTAGACGCATTAGCCATGCATCGCCCAGCAACAGCTGACGCAGCACTCGAGTGCGTTGTAAAAGATAACCAGTTTTCGCAGTGTAAATACTACGGCGGTAAGCGAGTTGTTGACTTTAAAGTGAAcgatttagttttagttaaaaTGTACAGTGCACAAAAAAACTATTGGGTGAAGGGAACTGTAATAGATCAGATAGGTAAAAGTTTGTACACGATCAAGTTAAGTGACTCTGACAGCATTATCAAAAGACATGCTAATCAGCTGTTAAAACTAAAAGGGGAGGAAGTATCGCGTGATGATTTGGTGACTCACCCAAGTACCTCTAGCATGGACCAGACCGTAACAGAAATGCCTGCAATTATTTTGCCACCAGTACAGCGAAACGACGTGACTCCAACTCAGCACGATATTGCACCAGTTACAGTGGTACCTACTGAGGAGGAACGGGTACTGGCTCCTATGATAGATGCGACTCCAATTGATCAAGGCAGCAGCCACATATCTACGCAACACACTGAGCAGCAAATCGGAACCAGTTTAGGCGAGGGGTCTGTGCCCCCGCGCTCTGAGCAAACTGAAGGTTACCAGGCGGGACCAACATCAGACTCGGCTGGAGAAACCGCCGATCAGTTTGAGTCACCTGATTCTTCTCCGGTGGCTGAGCCACCTCCCCCACGGAGAAATCGAAACGTCGTTAACTACAAACAATATTTTTAG